A segment of the Bacteroidota bacterium genome:
GATCAGCAGGTACAGTAAGTGTTTCAGTAAACATTCCTCCTATTGCTCCTTCAGCTTCTGCTAACTCTCCAATTTGTGCAGGACAAACTTTAAGTTTAACTGCAAGTACAATTGCCGGTGCAACTTATAGCTGGACTGGTCCTGCATCATTTACTTCAACTTCACAAAATCCAACCATACCAACAGCTACCACCAGCTCAGCCGGAACATATTCAGTAATCGCATTAGTTGGCGGTTGTGCAGGTCCTGCCGGTGTAGTAACAGTAACTATCAATCCTGCTCCGGCAGCTCCAACGGCCGGCGGCACTGCTACTTTGTGTGCAGGAAGTAACATTAACTTATCTGCAAGCACAATCGCAGGCGCAACTTATAATTGGACAGGTCCTGATGGATTTACATCTACAGTACAAAACCCAACTATTACAGCCGCTACTACTTCCGCAACCGGTGTTTATTCAGTTACAGCAACCGTTGCGGGTTGTCCCGGACCAGCTGGAACAGTAAGCGTAACTGTATATGGAATTCCTGGTCCTCCAACATTAGGAAGTAACTCTCCTGTGTGTGCCGGTCAAACATTAAGCTTAACTGCTAATAGTATTTTAGGTGCAACTTATATTTGGAGTGGTCCTAATTCGTTTACTGCCACAGTTCAAAACCCAACACTTGCAGCTGTTACAATACCTGCATCAGGAACTTATAGTGTTGCCATTTCAGTAATGGGTTGCGGAAGCGCTTTAGCAACTACAGCAGTAACAGTTAATCCATTACCTGCTGCGCCTGTAGCAAACAGTAATGCACCGCTTTGTACAGGCGCAACATTATCATTAACAGCTAGCAATATTCCGGGTGCTACATCATATAGCTGGACCGGACCTAACTCCTTTACATCAACAACGCAAAATCCTACATTACCAACAACCACAACTCTTTCAGCAGGTGTTTACTCAGTTTCTGCTGTAGCATTAGGTTGTGCAGGCCCTGCAGGAACAGTGAGCGTTGCCGTTAATGACGCACCAAATGTGATTGCAAGCAGCAACTCTACAGTTTGTATTGGTGCCACATTAAATTTATCCGCATCAACTATTGCAGGTGCTACTTATACCTGGACAGGACCAAACTCATTCAGTGCAACCACGCAGAACCCAAGCATACCCGGCGCTACAACTTTAGCAATTGGTGTTTACTCGGTTCAAGCCAATGTTGGAGGATGTGTTGGACCAATCAGTACAACAAGTGTAATGGTAAGTCCTCCACCTGCTCCACCAACTGCCTCAAGTAGCTCGCCGTTATGTGCCGGTGATACTTTATTCTTAACTGCGAGTCCGGTTGCAGGTGCAACTTACACATGGAGTGGACCAAACAGCTTTACAGCTACTACTCAAAACCCGAATGTGCCTAACATTCCAATGGCAGGTGCAGGTGTTTATTCTGTAGCCGTAACCGTTGCAGGTTGTCAAGGACCTTTCGGTACTATAACTGTAACCGTTAATCCTTCACCTGCTCCACCAATTGCAAGTAACAGTTCTCCAATTTGTATAAGCGGTACATTAAACTTAAACGCAAGTAATATTGCAGGCGCAACATACAATTGGGTTGGACCAAATTCATTTACATCAACCACTCAGAATCCAACCATTCCCGGTGCCACCACAATTGCAGCCGGTGCTTATTCAGTTTATGCAACTGTAGCAGGCTGTACAAGTACCGCCGCGATTACAATAGCAACCATTACGATGCCGGCGACTTTAAGTGCCGGTAATAATGCAACTGTTTGTTCTAACAACGTTCCTTTAACAGGAACTTGTAGCACCGGTTCAGGTACATGGACTACCAGCGGTACTGGTGTATTTGTTCCGAATTCGTTAACAGGTAACTATGTTCCAAGTGCTGCAGATATTACAGCCGGTACTGTAACATTAACCTTAACCTCTACTAATAACGGTGCTTGTGCACCGGCAACATCAACAGTTCAGCTTACCATCTTGCCGGGTCCAACAGCGAACGCAGGATCTGATATTACGGTTTGTGCGAACAACGCAACAGTTGCCCTGACAGGAAGTGTAACACTTGCTTCAGGCGGACAGTGGTCAAGCTCAGGAACAGGAACATTCAGTCCGAATAACACGAGCTTAAACACAACTTATATCCCAAGTAGTGCAGATACTACCGCAGGTACAGTAACAATTTTCTTAACCACAACAGGAAACGGAATCTGTTCTGCCACTATTGATACTTTAGTAATTAATTTTAACTCTGCTCCATTAGTTGTTGCAGGCGGAACAATTTCTGTATGTAAAAATAATCCGGTTGCCGTATTAAGCGGATACTCATCTACCGGAAGTGCTACATGGACATCCTTAGGAACAGGAACCTTAAGCAGTACATCTGTATTTAATCCAACTTACACACCAAGTACAGCTGATACCACTGCAGGAAGTGTTCAATTAATTTTAACTTCAGGAAACAATGGAAATTGTAATCCGGTTTCGGATACAGTGACGATTGTATATTCGAGTCCTCCAACAATTACAGCAGGTTTAACACAAACTGTATGTTCGAATAACCCTATAGTTACTTTAAATGGTGTTTCATCTACTTCATCCGGTACATGGACAACCAGCGGTAGCGGATCCTTCTCTCCAAATACAATTAATGGTACATATGTTCCAAGTGCTGCGGATATCACAGCCGGTACAGTAACATTAACAGTCACATCTACTAATAACGGAGGATGTAATCCGGTAACAAGCACAGTGAATGTGTCGATTATTCCTGGACCAACTTCTGATGCAGGTGTTGATCTAACGGTTTGCGCCAATACCACATCCATTGCATTAAATGGTTCAGTTACCGTTGCAACAGGTGGTACATGGACAACCAACGGAACAGGTACGTTTAGTCCGGGTAACTCCTTAACAACAACGTATATTCCTAGTGCTGCTGATACAACTGCAGGAAGTGTAACCATTTACTTAACTACAACAGGTAACGGTATATGTTTACAGGTAGTAGATTCTATGGTAATTACCTTCCAAAGTGCTCCAAGCATCAGTGCAGGTAACAACATCTTTGTTTGTAAAAATCAAACCAGCGTTAACTTAAATGCAAGTTCATCGGTACCTAGTGTAACATGGACTACTTTAGGAAGCGGTTCATTTAATCCAAGCAATACAGGGTTAACCACCAGTTACATTCCGAGTACAGCAGATACCACTGCAGGAAGCGTTACTATCTATGTGACAGGTGCCGGCAACGGATTCTGTGCGGGTGCTGTTGACACAGTAACAATATTCTTCCAAGGCCCTCCATTAGCGAATTTCTTGGCGAATAATAAATGTGTGAATGCAGCAACAACATTTACCGATATGTCGACTGTAGCAACTGGTTCAATTATTTCTTGGAACTGGAACTTTGGTGCGGCAGGAACTTCTACAGTACAAAATCCTTCGGTAACATTTACAGCTACAGGAACACAAACCATTTCGTTAACCGTAAGCACAGGTTGTTTGGATTCTATTACAAAAGTTGTTTACATCAATCCTAATCCGGTTGCCAGCTTCTCGTTCACTGAACTGTGTCATGATTCAGCAGCCTTCTTTGGAATCGGCAGTGTAAATCCGGGTACGATTACAGGATGGAACTGGAACTTCGGTGATACAACAGGTTCTACATTACAAAATCCGATTCACCTATATCCTGATACAGGAAGTTACATTGTGACTTTAACTGTAATGTCTGATTCAGGTTGTGTGGCAGGAGCATCGGATACCATTCACTTGAAGAAATGCGGAACCGATATTACGGTAAGCAACCCTGCTGTTCCGAGTGGATTTACACCTAACGGAGACGGTAAGAACGATATTCTTTATGTGAAAGGCGGACCATTAAGCGAAATGAACTTCCGAATTTATAACGAATGGGGTAACGAAGTGTTTAAATCAACCGAACAAAATTATGGTTGGGACGGAACCTTCCGAAGTGCGCCGCAGCCCGCCGGACGTTATCTCTGGATACTCACAGGGAAAGTGATAGACGGACGAGATGTGAAAATGCAAGGGGAAGTTATATTAACAAGATAATTATTAAGCATTAGATAAAAACATTAAAACGAATTTTATGAAAGCAACAAAAATAAAAGTAGTAATGTTAATGCTTATAGCCTCTGTAAGCATTAAAGCGCAGGATTTTCACTTAGCGCAATACGAAGTAGCCTCATTATACCTTAATCCGGCCCATACAGGAATGTATGGTTTGGATAAAGGAGATTATAAAATTTATGTAGACTCACGTTCGCAGTGGCGTTCATTTGGTGTAAAACCATTTTTCACCACGTATTTAGCTTATGATATGCCTTATAAGATTAAAGACAATCAAATTGGTATTGGAGCTTACTTCATAAATAACCGTACAGGACCGGGCAACTTCAACACCACCGGATTTATGTTATCGGGAGCTTATGATATCTTAAATAAGAAAGCCTACGGTAAACATTATTTAACAACAGGTTTACAAATGGGATTGTTTTACAAATCTTATAATGCTGAGCGATTAAACTATGATGCACAATATTCACCGTCGTTAGATGGAGGTAGTTTCGATCAAAGTATCGAAAGCGGAGAGCCGGAAAACAACCGTTTAAACATCACTAAGTTTGATGCTAACTTTGGATTGTATTATAAATATGTTGACATATTAGCAAAATACCATCCGTATGTTGGTTTAGCATTATCACACTTAACCATGCCAAACGAATCCTTTATTGGTGAAAGAAAACGTTTACCGATTAAGTGGATGTTAAATGGAGGATGTGATTTCACCATCAATGAAGAGATTGAATTAACACCACGCTTTATTTACATGTATCAATCAGAAGCCTATGAAATAAACGCAGGATTTATTGGTACGTATAAATTAACCGAGAACAACACTAAATTATTGTTAGGTTGTGATTACCGTCATAAAGACGCGGTGATCATTCACTTGGGTGTTAAACAGGAAACATACGCATTGCGTTTTAGCTACGACATCAACACATCGTACTTAAAGAATTACACACGCAGTCGTGGTGCCTGGGAAATTTCATTGGTAATTACAGGAGAAAAAGGAAAATCCTTCTTCTCTACTTTACCGAAATTCTAGATTACTCTACCCAAAGAACCATTCCTTTTAAGTATTCACCTTCGGGGAAGAAAGGAATAACAGGATGGTCGGCGGGTTGATAGAGATAATGTAGTAAGCGAACATTGCGACCTGCTTCTATTGCCGCAGCATTAATGCTATTATAAAACAAAAATTTATCAATAACGCCCGAGCAGGAAAACGTAAATAAAATTCCGCCGGGCTTTATTTTTTTTAGAGCTAATGCATTTAATTTGATATAGCCTTTCACAGCATTATGTTTTACATCACGACTTTTTGCAAAAGCCGGAGGATCTAAAACTATCACATCATACACATCATCTTTATCTTTAAGAAAGTCAAAGGTATCAACAGCGAAACCTTCGTGATTATGAATGTTATTTAATTTCGCATTCTCGTTACACAATTCGATTGCAGGCGCTGAAGCATCCACCGAATGAACTAAATCCGCTCCGGCCAAGGCCGCATAAACCGAAAATCCGCCGGTGTATGAAAATGTATTCAGTACTTTTTTACCCTTAGAATATTTTGAAAGCAAAAAACGATTTTCGCGCTGATCCACAAAGAATCCTGTTTTTTGTCCCTTTTCCCAATCAATAATAAACTTGCAATTATTTTCCTTCACCTCTACTCTTCCTCCCGTACCAAAAAGATAACCATTAGTAACACCGGCAGCATATTGCTTTGGAAGTGATTCGGCACTCTTATCGTACACACATTTTAAATGCGCACCAAATGTTTTTTGTAGGGCCTTTACAATTGCCTCGCGGTTTTGATGCATAGCAATGCTGTGTGCCTGAAATACAATATTTCCGTCGTAATAATCGATGATGAGTCCAGGTAAACCATCACCTTCACCAAAAATTAAACGGCACACATTTGTATTTTCATTGAGGATATTTAAATCCTTACGGTACTGATAAGCCTTATTAATTTTCTCGAACCAAAAATCATCATTGAGCTCCGTTTTTTCAAACGAAACCAAACGAACAGAAATACTGCTATTGGTATAATGCCCTACTCCTAAGAATTTATTATCGAAAGAATAAACTTCAACAACCTCCCCTTCATTTAATTCATCTTTAATTTTAATGGCTCCCGAAAAAATCCAGGGATGTTTACGTAAAGGCGATTGCTCTTTACCTTTGTGCAGAATAATTTTTTTCATACAGGTTCGCAGATTAAGAATGCGAAGTTAAGGATTTATTTCTAGCCACGAATGAACACAAATGGACAAGGAAACAGTTAAACATTTTTTATTTCTTGTTATGTGTTATTCATTTCAATACTTAGCAAGAAATGATAAAGTATTTAGCCTTCTAATTATCCCTCCGTGTCCTCCTAAACCCCGTTACTCTGTGTTGAAAAATCACAACTCATATCCTCTAATCCAAAAACGATATAGTAACTTCGCATCTTCACCGGCGTAATCCACTCCTATGCGAGGACCTTTTAATATCTGAGATTTTTTTAATTGAACATTCTCATCCTCTAACCAAATTTTTCCTTGCGTTAAATCAAAAGCATTGTGTTGTGTTGTAATGCCAAGTGCTTTTGTAATTTTTCCCGGTCCAACACATAAATTAACAGAGAGTTTTGTCGCATTTCTTCTTTTTAAAATTTCCTCAATGCCTTTTAAGGGTTGAATGGCACGAATTAAAACAGCTTGAGGAACATCTTTGCTTCCTGTTACTATATTAAACAAATGATGCATGCCGTAACACAAGTACACATAACTGATACCTCCCTGTGCATACATCACTTCAGTGCGAGCAGTACGCTTTCCGCCGTAAGCGTGACAAGCCCGATCATGGATACCATCGTAGGCCTCCGTCTCAGTAATAATACCGGCGGTAAGCTTATTATTGAACTTCGTTACCAGTACTTTTCCGAGCATGTCTTCGGCCAGAGAGACTACATCCTCCTCTAGAAAATATGATTTTTTAACTTTCATCCCACCTAGTTATCAAGGGTTTAAATCTTTGTTTATTGGGTAATATTTTATAATTTGCGTCAAATTTACACACTATGAAATTAAAATTATTAATTGTATTCAGCTTCATGGCACTTAGCCAAATTTTTGCGCAGGTGGTTATGACCAATAACATCCCTACTAAATTACCGGTGGGTTCAGATGTGGTTATTGAAGTAAAAATTAATAAAGGCACCATTGCCAACTTTACCAAATATCATATGGATGTTCCGAATGGTATGGACGTATCTGAAGTAGATTCACGCACCGGAAATTTCACTTTCGAAAATAACCGTGCTAAAATTGTGTGGGTATCTGTACCGGGAGAAATTGAATTTACCATTAAAATGAAAGTGCATGTAAATACTCAAGCACCGGCGGAAGGAACAATTGCACAAAAATTTTATTTCCTTGATGGCGGTGTAAAAAAGGAAGTAGAAGCAGCTCCTATTACCATTCAGTTTGGTGGAGGTACACCCATAACAAGTGCGGGTTCCTCATCAGCTGAAACACCAAAAAGTACCAACAACACTACCACTCAAAATACCACCCCTCCTGCAACTACACAACCTGCTACCACTACAAAAGCGGAAAGCAAACCAACGCCTGTAGCGCAAGTAAGCAGTATTTCGGCACCAGCAGCAACGGGATTAGTTTACCGTGTTCAGTTAGCATCTTCACCTACCGATCCGGGTCGTGCTAAATACGCAGGCTTAGGGAGTAATTTTGACATTGTAAAAGAAGACGGTATGTATAAAGTTCTTTACGGAAGTTATAGCAGTAAAGAAGAAGCTTTAAAAGCAAAAGATGATTTAACTACCAAGGGCTTCAATGGATTTTTAGTAAAATATCAAAATGGCGTTCGCGTTAAATAATTACATGAAACAATTATTTATAGCATCATATCTGATTTTCATTTTTAGCTCATGCGCCAAAAAGTACGATTGGAAATGCACCTGCGAAGTTTACAAAGCGGATACTACCTATACCACCTTTAAAGAACTCACACATTTATCGCAAGCGGATGCTACTGAGCAATGCGCCAAATTCGGCGAATCAGAATCCGGTACGAATGGCGCACACGATTGTAATGCGCAGGTGAAATAGTTAAACTCTTTACGATTTTCAACTCACCCCGACCTCACTTTGTTCGGTCACCCCCTCTCTACGCGTAGAGAGGGGGAAAAGGCAAGCGTAGCGTACCTTGGGTGTTAGTAATATACTTACAAAAACAAAATCATTACAACTATTAAGACTCACCCCCGACCTCACTGCGTTTGGTCACCCCCTCTCTACGCGTAGAGAGGGGAAAAGGCAAGCGTAGCGAGCCTTGGGGGTGAGTCAAAGTTTTCTAATTACCTTAACAACTTCATCTATCTCTTCATTCTTAAAACGAATAACTTTTAATCCCAAGCCTTCAATAATTTCATCGCGATCTTTATCATATTCAGTTCTGAAATTATGTATTTCGCCATCTAACTCAATTACTAATTTTTTCTCGGCACAATAAAAATCAGCTATAAAAAACTTCAGATTAAAATTATCATTTCCATAGACAATAGGATGCTGACGATTAAATTTTAAACCCTCCACTTTTCTATTACGCAATTTTCTCCACAAGTCCTTTTCCGCTAAGGTACTTTTTGCTCTAAGCATCCTACACCTTTCAATTACTTCCCGCATATTCATACTACAAAATTATACTGCTTGAATTATTCCTGTTGCTATGATTTGTAGCTTTTGTAGACTCACCCCCGACCTCACCTTGTTCGGCCACCCCCTCTCTACGCGTAGAGAGGGGGAAAAGTCAAGCGCAGCGCGACTTGGGGGTGAGTATTATTTAAAAACATTATTCTCATTATAACTTGCCCCCGACTAGCCACCCCCTCTCTACGCGTAGAGAGGGGGAAAAGGCAAGCGAAGCGAGCCTTGGGGGTGAGTAAAATGTCACCTTGTCACCCACCCTGCCACCAGTCCTGTTAATAGCTTGTTATTTCCTGAAAAAATGACCAAAAACGCCTGTTTATGGGGGATTGGCACATTTTTAGCATACCTTAGCATGCTTAATTTATTAATTAATAAATAACCAATAAATACCAATTTTTATGGCAAAAGTGAGTGTAAAACCGTTAGCTGACCGAGTTCTGGTAGAACCGGCCGAAGCTGAGACAAAAACTGCTTCAGGAATCATTATTCCTGATACAGCAAAAGAAAAACCAATGAAAGGAAAAGTAATTGCTGTAGGAGCAGGTAAAAAAGACGAACCTGTTACCGTTAAGGTAGGCGACACTGTGTTATACGGAAAATACGCAGGTACCGAATTACAAATCGACGGTAAGGAATATTTAATCATGCGTGAAAGCGATATTTACGCAGTTATATAAATTGTTTGAGGTTTGACTGTTTTAAGTTTATTGAGGGCTACTGCCTAAACAACCAAACATTAAACACAAAACATCAAACATTAAACACAAAACATTGAAACATAAAACAACCAAACATTAAACATTAAAAAAATGGCAAAAGATATCACCTTCAACTTAGATGCACGCGACGCTTTAAAACGTGGTGTTGACGCATTAGCTAATGCAGTAAAAGTTACTTTAGGTCCAAAAGGACGTAACGTAATCATTGATAAAAAATTCGGTTCGCCGGCAATTACTAAAGACGGTGTTACCGTAGCTAAAGAAATTGAATTAAGCCACCCTGTAGAAAATATGGGCGCGCAGTTATTAAAAGAAGTAGCCAGCAAAACTGCTGATGCTGCCGGTGACGGTACAACTACCGCTACTGTATTAGCGCAAGCTATCGTAACTGCAGGTTTAAAAAACGTAGCCGCAGGCGCAAATCCAATGGATTTAAAACGCGGTATCGACAAAGCGGTTGCTGCTGTAGTAGAAAACTTAAAGAAACAATCTACACCAATCGGAAACGATAACAAGAAAATTGAGCAAGTAGCAACCATCTCTGCTAACAACGATAACGCAGTAGGTAAATTAATTGCTGAAGCGATGAAAGCGGCAGGCAAAGAAGGTATCATTACTGTGGAAGAAGCAAAAGGTACTGCTGACGAATTAAAAACCGTAGAAGGTATGCAATTCGATCGCGGATATGTATCTCCATATTTCGTAACCGATGCGGATAAAATGGAAGCTGTGTTAGACAATCCATTAATCTTAATTTACGACAAGAAAATTTCAAGCATGAAGGAAATCCTTCCTATTCTTGAAAAAGCCGTACAGACAGGAAAACCAATTTTAATTATTGCTGAAGATTTAGACGGAGAAGCATTAGCTACATTAGTAGTAAATAAAATCCGTGGTTCATTAAAAATCGCTGCTGTAAAAGCTCCGGGCTTTGGTGACCGTCGTAAAGCGATGTTAGAAGACATTGCGATTTTAACAGGCGGAACATTAATCAGCGAAGAGCGTGGTTACAAATTAGAAGCTGCCGAATTAAACATGTTAGGTAAAGCTGAAAAAGTAACCATTGATAAAGACAATACAACCATCGTTGGTGGTTCAGGCAAGAAAGCAGATATCACTGCGCGTGTGAACCAAATTAAAGCGCAAATTGAAAGCACGACTTCTGATTACGATCGCGAAAAATTAGAAGAGCGTTTAGCAAAATTAGCAGGTGG
Coding sequences within it:
- the groL gene encoding chaperonin GroEL (60 kDa chaperone family; promotes refolding of misfolded polypeptides especially under stressful conditions; forms two stacked rings of heptamers to form a barrel-shaped 14mer; ends can be capped by GroES; misfolded proteins enter the barrel where they are refolded when GroES binds) yields the protein MAKDITFNLDARDALKRGVDALANAVKVTLGPKGRNVIIDKKFGSPAITKDGVTVAKEIELSHPVENMGAQLLKEVASKTADAAGDGTTTATVLAQAIVTAGLKNVAAGANPMDLKRGIDKAVAAVVENLKKQSTPIGNDNKKIEQVATISANNDNAVGKLIAEAMKAAGKEGIITVEEAKGTADELKTVEGMQFDRGYVSPYFVTDADKMEAVLDNPLILIYDKKISSMKEILPILEKAVQTGKPILIIAEDLDGEALATLVVNKIRGSLKIAAVKAPGFGDRRKAMLEDIAILTGGTLISEERGYKLEAAELNMLGKAEKVTIDKDNTTIVGGSGKKADITARVNQIKAQIESTTSDYDREKLEERLAKLAGGVAVIYVGAATEVEMKEKKDRVDDAKAATQAAVEEGIVPGGGVAYIRSIAALEKMKGINEDETTGIQIVKRAIEEPLRQICANSGLEGSIVVQKVKEGKDDFGFNARTETFENLLKAGVIDPTKVSRVALENAASVAGMLLTTDCVLAEKKEEKPAMPGPDMGGMGGMM
- a CDS encoding endonuclease domain-containing protein, with the translated sequence MNMREVIERCRMLRAKSTLAEKDLWRKLRNRKVEGLKFNRQHPIVYGNDNFNLKFFIADFYCAEKKLVIELDGEIHNFRTEYDKDRDEIIEGLGLKVIRFKNEEIDEVVKVIRKL
- a CDS encoding PorP/SprF family type IX secretion system membrane protein — encoded protein: MKATKIKVVMLMLIASVSIKAQDFHLAQYEVASLYLNPAHTGMYGLDKGDYKIYVDSRSQWRSFGVKPFFTTYLAYDMPYKIKDNQIGIGAYFINNRTGPGNFNTTGFMLSGAYDILNKKAYGKHYLTTGLQMGLFYKSYNAERLNYDAQYSPSLDGGSFDQSIESGEPENNRLNITKFDANFGLYYKYVDILAKYHPYVGLALSHLTMPNESFIGERKRLPIKWMLNGGCDFTINEEIELTPRFIYMYQSEAYEINAGFIGTYKLTENNTKLLLGCDYRHKDAVIIHLGVKQETYALRFSYDINTSYLKNYTRSRGAWEISLVITGEKGKSFFSTLPKF
- a CDS encoding DNA-3-methyladenine glycosylase codes for the protein MKVKKSYFLEEDVVSLAEDMLGKVLVTKFNNKLTAGIITETEAYDGIHDRACHAYGGKRTARTEVMYAQGGISYVYLCYGMHHLFNIVTGSKDVPQAVLIRAIQPLKGIEEILKRRNATKLSVNLCVGPGKITKALGITTQHNAFDLTQGKIWLEDENVQLKKSQILKGPRIGVDYAGEDAKLLYRFWIRGYEL
- a CDS encoding SPOR domain-containing protein; this encodes MKLKLLIVFSFMALSQIFAQVVMTNNIPTKLPVGSDVVIEVKINKGTIANFTKYHMDVPNGMDVSEVDSRTGNFTFENNRAKIVWVSVPGEIEFTIKMKVHVNTQAPAEGTIAQKFYFLDGGVKKEVEAAPITIQFGGGTPITSAGSSSAETPKSTNNTTTQNTTPPATTQPATTTKAESKPTPVAQVSSISAPAATGLVYRVQLASSPTDPGRAKYAGLGSNFDIVKEDGMYKVLYGSYSSKEEALKAKDDLTTKGFNGFLVKYQNGVRVK
- a CDS encoding co-chaperone GroES, whose protein sequence is MAKVSVKPLADRVLVEPAEAETKTASGIIIPDTAKEKPMKGKVIAVGAGKKDEPVTVKVGDTVLYGKYAGTELQIDGKEYLIMRESDIYAVI
- a CDS encoding class I SAM-dependent rRNA methyltransferase is translated as MKKIILHKGKEQSPLRKHPWIFSGAIKIKDELNEGEVVEVYSFDNKFLGVGHYTNSSISVRLVSFEKTELNDDFWFEKINKAYQYRKDLNILNENTNVCRLIFGEGDGLPGLIIDYYDGNIVFQAHSIAMHQNREAIVKALQKTFGAHLKCVYDKSAESLPKQYAAGVTNGYLFGTGGRVEVKENNCKFIIDWEKGQKTGFFVDQRENRFLLSKYSKGKKVLNTFSYTGGFSVYAALAGADLVHSVDASAPAIELCNENAKLNNIHNHEGFAVDTFDFLKDKDDVYDVIVLDPPAFAKSRDVKHNAVKGYIKLNALALKKIKPGGILFTFSCSGVIDKFLFYNSINAAAIEAGRNVRLLHYLYQPADHPVIPFFPEGEYLKGMVLWVE